One genomic segment of Mytilus galloprovincialis chromosome 5, xbMytGall1.hap1.1, whole genome shotgun sequence includes these proteins:
- the LOC143074164 gene encoding uncharacterized protein LOC143074164 — translation MKENNEAEKIIKKLGSLGELAVVKTDMDLKKETSVRREAQVESQEQSNMNNMTINIEKRIEINMANVSDMICLMDGRLIIVESDAKVNLLTPDGKLLKKLPIPGEAFSVTQIDQNTIAIKIFNMENETVTKVITLNKYCYGLSSSDDSVVVGLDRDEIRIIDLEGITLTSIQVKSESYLCHLVYCNDRVIYSDYIGNAVYCVDQTGKQMWQYTQDLSKPFGLCTDTYGNIFVADWGSHRIIVISKDGKESKVLCSDGPKYPRCICLKQNESSGFICDNFGKDLTKFNLSSG, via the coding sequence ATGAAGGAAAATAATGAAgcagaaaagataataaaaaagttaGGATCCTTAGGAGAATTAGCTGTTGTTAAAACGGATATGGATTTGAAGAAAGAGACAAGTGTGAGAAGGGAAGCACAAGTAGAATCACAAGAACAATCAAACATGAACAACATGACCATTAACATTGAGAAAAGGATAGAGATCAACATGGCTAACGTTAGTGACATGATTTGTCTGATGGATGGAAGACTTATAATAGTCGAAAGTGATGCCAAAGTTAACCTACTTACTCCTGATGGGAAACTACTGAAAAAATTACCTATACCTGGTGAAGCCTTCAGTGTTACACAGATCGATCAGAACACTATAGCCATTAAGATCTTCAATATGGAGAATGAAACAGTAACCAAAGTTATCACATTAAACAAATATTGCTATGGATTATCCTCATCAGATGATTCTGTTGTTGTAGGTTTGGATAGAGATGAAATCCGTATTATAGACTTGGAAGGAATTACACTGACGTCAATACAAGTTAAGAGTGAATCATACCTGTGTCACCTTGTTTACTGTAATGACAGAGTAATCTATAGTGACTATATTGGTAATGCAGTTTACTGTGTGGATCAAACAGGTAAACAGATGTGGCAATATACACAGGATTTATCAAAACCATTTGGACTTTGTACAGATACTTATGGTAACATTTTTGTAGCAGACTGGGGATCTCATAGAATAATAGTTATATCAAAAGATGGAAAGGAGAGTAAAGTACTGTGTAGTGATGGACCGAAGTATCCTAGATGTatttgtttgaaacaaaatgaGTCTTCAGGTTTTATATGTGATAACTTTGGCAAAGacttgacaaaattcaatttatctTCTGGATAA